The following is a genomic window from Crossiella equi.
GCAGCGACCTGCGCGAGTTCCTGCTGGGCTACGTCGACTTCCTGACCGGCCCCTCCGGCAAGGCGGCCCAGGCCCTGGTCGGCGAGCTCCCGCACGAGCCGGAACTGGCCGCGGCCTTCCGCGACAGCTTCCTGAGCGGCCAGCGCGGCATGCTCCGCCGCATCCTGGAACGCGGCGCGGAGCGCGGCGAGATCAACCGCGCGGCTCCGCTGGGCATGGTGAACGAGCTGGCGGGCGCCACGCTGACCTACCGCCTCATGCTCACCGGCGAGCCCTTGGACGAGGCCTTCGTCGACAAGCTGCTGGAACAGGCCCTGCTGCCGTTGCTGCTGGTCTAGCGCCCGTCAGCTGGTCTGGCGCCGGTCAGCGGAAGATGCTGCGGACGAGCGCGAGCCCAACCAGGGCACCCACGGCGATCAGCCCGTACTTGACGCGCGGGTCGGCCAGCTTGGACTGCACCGCCGCCTTGGACTCGTCGACGAACTTCTTCGGGTTCGCGCGCACCGCCAGCTCGTCCAGGGTCGCGGCCAGCGAGTCCCGGGCCTGCTCGATGTC
Proteins encoded in this region:
- a CDS encoding DUF3618 domain-containing protein, which translates into the protein MARDPEAIQRDIEQARDSLAATLDELAVRANPKKFVDESKAAVQSKLADPRVKYGLIAVGALVGLALVRSIFR
- a CDS encoding TetR/AcrR family transcriptional regulator, with the protein product MSSAPGTDEVRTREPGGAPRGRPRDASRDEALRRATLEVMAEVGYRALTMDAVAARAKAGKATIYRRWESKLELVIDTCNELVSRSVPEPDTGAVRSDLREFLLGYVDFLTGPSGKAAQALVGELPHEPELAAAFRDSFLSGQRGMLRRILERGAERGEINRAAPLGMVNELAGATLTYRLMLTGEPLDEAFVDKLLEQALLPLLLV